One stretch of Plasmodium vivax chromosome 8, whole genome shotgun sequence DNA includes these proteins:
- a CDS encoding mRNA capping enzyme, putative (encoded by transcript PVX_095130A) — protein sequence MVREAHELLDGSRPIPIDQITYELSQNIILAFDSNELASRKDTQIEVETRIGLVIDKNKNRIKLPSNTDAIVESNYSDFTSGVDRHSFEYLLNYLHSLEGRERNKWGVSTKVLKGDRGIKGNAPHDGDVPSEKRDSPPGDEEEPVSDRDSYIYEFFSTKKVRSVDKYYVLQRDNSRVRVTTYLNGDSGGESESMAKSLCKRNLNTWNIYMGNNKDYFDEEDEEDDEEDEEDTKGKKKRRTDPGGSASASGSASANGSAGARSGDDSVDYRIAINLEQTKRISKLFLSKIAPVHERVKERTSFINKILGIQLDLTKIKTKEDGELYEIEIEILSKSILKAMSNLRNKNDSNYLLFICSNLVNNARGICRELCHFRKRQTLVKEPGLDAGGEKDIQNMYVHSSRERKNFEKYVHSVAPIVGDYMYRVVARNEERIHAVLREKGLSNKRKIEALQKLIEIRRHNKKSVKKISETYAENRWRVVRTEGAQGQVVLVSEGSDGSDGGDGSDGAGELRCEENVEPTGFNFDNSSASGSEGEGEKGQKDSSQPDGSKYTNFYSDT from the coding sequence ATGGTGAGGGAGGCGCACGAGCTGCTGGACGGCAGCAGACCGATCCCCATCGACCAAATCACGTACGAGCTGTCCCAGAACATCATCCTGGCCTTCGACAGCAACGAGTTGGCCTCAAGAAAAGACACACAGATCGAAGTGGAGACAAGAATAGGCCTCGTAATTGACAAGAATAAAAACAGAATCAAATTGCCAAGCAATACGGATGCCATTGTTGAAAGTAATTACTCCGATTTTACCTCAGGGGTGGATAGGCACTCCTTTGAATATCTCCTGAATTATTTGCATTCCTTGGAGGGGAGGGAGAGGAACAAATGGGGCGTCAGCACGAAGGTGCTGAAGGGGGATAGGGGCATAAAGGGAAATGCCCCTCACGATGGAGATGTGCCAAGTGAGAAGAGGGATTCCCCCCCaggagatgaagaagagcCAGTTAGCGACAGGGACAGCTACATTtacgaatttttttctacaaagAAGGTGCGAAGCGTAGACAAGTACTACGTTCTGCAAAGGGACAACTCTCGAGTTCGCGTGACAACGTATTTGAATGGCGATTCGGGAGGGGAGAGCGAGAGCATGGCGAAGTCGCTGTGCAAAAGGAATTTAAACACGTGGAATATTTACATGGGGAATAATAAGGACTACTTtgacgaggaggacgaagaggacgatgaggaggacgaggaggacaccaaggggaagaagaaaaggaggactgacccgggggggagcgcaAGTGCAAGCGGAAGTGCGAGCGCAAACGGAAGCGCCGGTGCCCGATCGGGGGACGACTCCGTGGACTATCGAATAGCCATAAACCTGGAGCAAACCAAACGGATAAGCAAACTGTTTCTTTCCAAAATCGCGCCTGTACACGAAAGGGTAAAAGAGAGGACATCCTTCATAAACAAAATTCTGGGCATCCAACTGGACTTAACCAAAATAAAGACAAAGGAAGATGGCGAGCTGTACGAAATTGAAATTGAAATTCTCTCCAAAAGTATTTTAAAAGCTATGTCAAATTtgcgaaataaaaatgattcaaattatttgctttttatttgttccaATTTGGTAAATAACGCCCGCGGGATTTGTAGGGAGTTGTGCCATTTTAGGAAGAGGCAAACTTTGGTGAAGGAACCCGGTTTGGATgccgggggggaaaaggacatACAAAACATGTATGTACACTCATcgagggagagaaaaaattttgaaaaatatgtacattcgGTGGCCCCTATCGTTGGAGACTACATGTATAGGGTGGTTGCCAGGAATGAAGAGAGGATCCACGCCGTGCTGCGCGAAAAGGGCCTCTCCAATAAGCGCAAAATAGAGGCTCTGCAAAAACTTATCGAAATTCGGCGCCACAATAAGAAGTCCGTCAAGAAGATCAGCGAGACGTACGCGGAGAATCGCTGGAGGGTTGTGCGCACGGAGGGGGCGCAGGGCCAGGTCGTCCTGGTCAGCGAGGGGAGCGATGGGAGTGATGGGGGTGATGGGAGTGACGGAGCGGGCGAACTGCGCTGCGAGGAAAACGTGGAGCCCACAGGATTCAACTTCGACAACAGCAGCGCGAGTGGCAGCGAGGGGGAGGGAGAGAAAGGCCAAAAGGACAGCTCACAGCCGGATGGCAGTAAGTACACGAATTTCTACAGCGACACGTGA
- a CDS encoding hypothetical protein, conserved (encoded by transcript PVX_095140A) has product MNRITLYDFILDEVRGGRYYDSYLSDGENGEGGAAAAAERKGKKNLSEGNGPVRGATKAPGTGQANNPGKDDRQYDFYKFLDTFFKTDSIPENALEHMLNVPYFLEKIMSFSFLLCLDNILYDITFMPVQVIRSLSILLYTFLRNAARNFLRHFCNIKNFKFYKYATTYNYKDLKKYKARMIKSSNKFSPSERRKRRVLKKKNKKIDTDDHSGKKNSLECSFSLKKNSSKNSFFGHPRANCFAYNVNYSNSDELSFEGVKSISQNNSIDTNAVLSRLRSLNKLGSSAVLGSSAVLSGSADLGGNVVISGSADLGANLDRCTIHPCADPPIGSSGEYAGGGPLQNGGSITGAKKDDADHLRDAHLERRKRRAEIKHNKRMLQMLNKKSIEKNALRRRKTTRLSRRLLFEPLSFAKRKICHVLKSSVKSVYDVFKRVCIRVLLFFHINRLYSCSIFNAEEKKKIVTRSFEAKCLGSGKKGADRAEEGQSEAAKTEERKSEAAKTEEGQTCGDPATEQLSRDDQAEGEPAATSQTGEARKGESPNQASHPTQKKEEPPNESALFLPISNRQSSTNNYSQQGNPPPNGDDQVSDSSNQSVYTTDGSDLSCSSNPSDICEVFDGVLFLDGQSNPDEENNPSDPYGQNQSGQLDPLFMTQKRNSENCVYYKLNEGFTKRRSIIKNISKVKEMKRKLLKQHLNSLKLSFPEYSGLIRMSLILICIYIFSFVDTSRIYHYIRAQPFMKLYVVLNMLEIVERLLRSLGKDLIDNMIRTFIRIINLRSYVYIVRNHYTSKEGEREAGGVPGMAEHGSGGVPSGGVSPGGALQGGKKATFPAASPTTTTNGATTGGPSTQAEHYPETNATPTREHPNQGEAPPSDDQAASKPAGICPVGNDAQDVEMCRSEVSSAPRHNHIPSQNQNQNQNANQNQNPNQLSPNEREKNKIDCLKNNKDKDKDKDKDKDDQTNKKFKIPIFYPFYSILIKFIVQYIFVLTYILTHAFAHLIRFLSLNIAINSSESTMFLILVMSNFTEIKSTVFKKFSKTSLFTIVASDAVERFYLFIDAFLVLLKMSTAYRTQNSFFSISSWLIIILLLEVGVDWCKHSYLLKYNKLDSDSLNKYFHTLLADVLISRTPNNNIYYMNTSSFEVPCKNIFCFAHIPTRRLGYMSMPVVTLIVCSLPRWVLHEGGSKWDPDSRCMGRQSDYIYAHNNLSSPPLRLNYLYNISHFSFALSIWIILSVMIVSYTISEKKHLKNLGKPYDDISAM; this is encoded by the exons atGAACAGGATAACTCTGTACGACTTTATATTAGATGAAgtaaggggggggaggtactACGACTCGTACCTGAGTGACGGTGAAAACGGCGAGGGAGGCGCGGCGGCAGCGGCGGAacggaaagggaagaaaaatttaagcgAAGGGAATGGCCCCGTAAGAGGGGCAACGAAGGCGCCAGGCACTGGTCAGGCAAATAACCCCGGAAAGGATGACCGTCAGTACGacttttacaaatttttggACACCTTTTTTAAGACGGACTCGATCCCAGAAAATGCATTGGAACACATGTTGAACGTGCCCTACTTCTTGGAGAAAATCAtgagcttctccttcctcctctGTTTAGATAACATCCTCTACGACATTACCTTCATGCCTGTACAAGTCATACGCTCCCTCTCAATTTTGCTGTACACCTTCCTGAGAAATGCTGCGCGTAATTTCCTCcgccatttttgcaatataaaaaatttcaaattttataaatatgcaacAACGTACAATTataaagatttaaaaaaatacaaagcgAGGATGATTAAAAgttcaaataaattttctccaagtgaaagaagaaaaagaagagtgttaaaaaaaaaaaataaaaaaattgacactGATGATCATTCAGGGAAGAAAAACTCCCTTGAATGTTCCTtcagtttgaaaaaaaattcgtctaagaactccttttttggacATCCTCGTGCAAATTGCTTCGCCTACAACGTCAATTACTCCAACTCGGATGAACTCAGCTTCGAGGGGGTGAAGAGCATTTCGCAGAATAACTCCATCGACACGAATGCCGTGCTCAGCAGGTTAAGGAGTCTGAACAAACTGGGCAGCAGCGCCGTCCTGGGCAGCAGTGCGGTCCTGAGCGGTAGCGCGGATCTGGGCGGCAATGTGGTCATAAGCGGCAGTGCGGACTTGGGTGCCAACCTTGACAGGTGTACCATCCACCCCTGTGCCGACCCCCCAATCGGCAGCTCCGGCGAATACGCCGGTGGGGGGCCACTCCAAAATGGCGGCTCCATCACAGGCGCGAAGAAAGACGACGCCGACCACCTGAGGGACGCCCATCTTgagaggcgaaaaaggaggGCCGAGATAAAGCACAACAAGAGAATGCTCCAAATgcttaataaaaaatcgatagaaaaaaatgctctaCGAAGGAGAAAGACAACCCGCCTATCCCGTCGCCTCCTCTTCGAACCGCTCTCAtttgcgaaaaggaaaatatgccacgttttaaaaagttcAGTCAAGAGTGTGTACGACGTGTTCAAGCGCGTCTGCATCAGAGTGCTGCTCTTCTTTCACATCAACAGACTCTACTCGTGCAGCATTTTTAACGccgaggagaagaagaagatcgTCACCCGGTCGTTCGAGGCGAAGTGCCTGGGGAGTGGCAAGAAGGGGGCCGACCGCGCGGAGGAAGGGCAAAGCGAGGCGGCAAAAACGGAGGAACGCAAaagcgaagcggcgaaaacGGAGGAAGGGCAAACCTGCGGTGACCCAGCGACGGAACAGCTAAGCCGGGATGACCAAGCGGAGGGCGAACCCGCGGCGACTTCGCAAACTGGCGAAGCGCGCAAAGGGGAGAGCCCAAACCAGGCGAGCCACCCAAcgcagaagaaggaggagcccCCAAACGAAAGCGCACTGTTCCTTCCAATCAGCAACCGACAAAGCAGCACGAACAATTATTCACAACAGGGTAATCCCCCACCAAACGGGGATGACCAAGTGAGTGATTCTTCCAACCAGAGCGTCTACACAACTGATGGAAGCGACCTCTCTTGTAGTAGCAACCCCTCGGATATATGCGAAGTGTTCGACGGGGTGCTATTCTTGGATGGGCAGAGTAACCCCGACGAAGAAAACAACCCAAGTGACCCATACGGACAGAACCAGAGCGGTCAACTCGACCCCCTTTTTATGACTCAAAAGCGAAACAGCGAAAACTGCGTCTACTACAAACTCAATGAGGGGTTCACCAAGCGAAGGAGCATcatcaaaaatatttccaaagttaaagaaatgaaaaggaaattacTCAAACAGCACTTGAACTCTCTCAAGTTATCCTTTCCAGAATACAGCGGGCTAATCAGAATGTCCCTCATCCTTATCTGCatctacattttttcctttgtggACACTTCTAGGATTTACCATTACATAAGAGCCCAGCCATTTATGAAACTATACGTTGTGCTGAACATGCTGGAAATTGTGGAGAGACTGCTGAGGTCCTTAGGGAAGGACCTCATAGACAACATGATTCGAACGTTCATCAGAATTATTAACTTAAGATCCTATGTGTACATTGTTAGGAACCACTACACGAGTAAAGAGGGTGAGCGAGAGGCGGGGGGGGTGCCCGGGATGGCTGAACATGGCTCAGGTGGGGTTCCGTCAGGTGGGGTTTCCCCAGGTGGGGCtctgcaaggggggaaaaaagctaCCTTCCCAGCAGCTTCTCCCACGACTACCACAAATGGAGCTACCACAGGGGGACCCTCCACCCAAGCGGAGCACTACCCCGAAACAAACGCAACCCCAACTCGGGAACATCCAAATCAGGGTGAGGCACCCCCGAGTGATGACCAAGCGGCGAGCAAACCGGCAGGCATTTGCCCAGTTGGCAACGACGCACAGGATGTGGAGATGTGCAGAAGTGAAGTTTCCAGCGCCCCCAGACACAACCATATCCCAAGCCAGAACCAAAACCAGAATCAGAACGCAAATCAGAACCAGAACCCAAACCAGCTGAGCCCAAacgaacgggaaaaaaacaaaatcgaCTGCCTCAAAAATAACAAAGATAAGGACAAAGATAAGGACAAAGACAAGGACGACCAAACGAACAAGAAATTTAAAATCCCCATCTTCTACCCCTTCTACAGCATACTCATCAAATTTATTGTGCagtacatttttgttcttacCTATATCTTAACCCACGCCTTTGCGCATCTGATACGCTTCCTCTCGCTGAACATTGCGATCAATTCGTCGGAG TCGACCATGTTCCTAATCCTTGTGATGAGCAACTTCACAGAAATCAAATCAACCGTCTTCAAAAAATTCTCCAAGACTTCCCTCTTCACAATTGTGGCCTCAGATGCAGTGGAGCGCTTCTACCTCTTCATCGATGCCTTCCTCGTGCTGCTAAAAATGTCCACTGCCTACAGAACGcagaattccttttttagcaTTTCCAGCTGGCTCATAATTATTCTGCTCCTCGAGGTCGGCGTCGACTGGTGCAAGCACTCCTACCTGCTCAAGTACAACAAGCTGGACTCCGACTCCCTCAACAAGTACTTCCAC ACCCTCCTGGCGGACGTCCTAATTTCCAGAACGCCCAACAACAACATCTACTACATGAACACCTCCTCCTTCGAAGTGCCCTGCAAAAACATCTTCTGCTTTGCGCACATCCCCACGCGAAGACTTGGCTACATGTCCATGCCGGTCGTGACGCTCATCGTGTGTTCCCTCCCAAGGTGGGTGCTTCATGAAGGGGGCTCCAAGTGGGACCCAGACTCCCGATGTATGGGAAGACAAAGCGATTACATATACGCACATAATAACctttcctctccccccctcagaTTAAACTATTTGTACAACATCTCCCACTTTTCCTTTGCCTTGTCCATCTGg aTCATCCTCTCAGTTATGATCGTGTCCTACACGATATCCGAAAAGAAGCATCTCAAAAACCTGGGGAAGCCATATGACGATATTAGTGCCATGTGA
- a CDS encoding cyclophilin, putative (encoded by transcript PVX_095135A), with translation MSRSKVFFDISIDNKSAGRIVFELFSDITPRTCENFRSLCAGDKVGSKGKNLHYKNSIFHRIIPQFMCQGGDITHGNGSGGESIYGRSFTDENFKMKHDQPGLLSMANAGPNTNSSQFFITLVPCPWLDGKHVVFGKVIEGMNVVRYMEKEGANSGYVKRPVVVTNCGEM, from the coding sequence ATGAGTAGGAGCAAAGTTTTCTTTGATATTTCCATTGACAACAAAAGTGCAGGAAGGATTGTATTCGAGCTGTTCAGCGACATCACCCCTAGGACGTGTGAAAATTTTAGGTCCCTATGTGCAGGCGATAAAGTAGGTTCCAAGGGAAAGAACCTACACTACAAGAATTCCATTTTCCATCGAATTATTCCTCAGTTCATGTGCCAAGGAGGAGACATAACACACGGAAACGGATCAGGTGGAGAGTCCATATACGGAAGATCCTTCACTGatgaaaatttcaaaatgaagcatGACCAACCAGGTTTACTCTCCATGGCTAATGCAGGCCCGAACACAAATTCGTCTCAGTTTTTTATCACCTTGGTTCCATGCCCATGGTTAGATGGAAAGCATGTTGTTTTTGGAAAGGTCATCGAGGGAATGAACGTTGTTAGGTATATGGAAAAGGAAGGTGCCAATAGTGGGTATGTCAAAAGGCCAGTTGTCGTGACCAACTGTGGGGAGATGTAA